From one Streptomyces sp. 846.5 genomic stretch:
- a CDS encoding sulfatase-like hydrolase/transferase: protein MASRRQFLAGAAAAVGTAGGAAVLAEHFSGSAHSGDGDADDTVRATGVGSSKQPAAARTDRPNIILILHDDLGWGETGPYGQKTIATPSIDRVAAQGLRFTQHYGGGCVCAPSRSVALTGLHLGHATVRQNPEAGSAGSFVSTDTTFAQVLWSRGYRTGLFGKWGFGPLHGDQPSHPNNRGFDEFFGYISHEEAHHYYPNHLWHNAERIAMDGRTYAPPLFADRAIQFIKDNAAQPFLIYLAPNLPHAPSDIPDTGVYTDPHWTAADRGHAAQVALLDKHIGEIVDTVEQAGLTDNTLIMITGDHGPHEEGGVNPDFFDSNGPLRGYKRNLYEGGIRVPMIAWGPGRVPVGTTDRATGHVDLVPTLAALAGTEGPKDVDGVSFAGVLTGTSDTLPHRDHFYWYRRDPFNTRRAAAAEHGSVTRAAEAIRRGDWKLVRIAAGHDRPHGRTGYPTVQLFDLATDPGERNDLAGRHPQLVAELTAALDADWTPFYPRVGYGLSVTAPKRLAAGQSALVTVVLSNGTSGELLRAGLSLTGPAGVTLVRQGDTATSTIAPGGSAAASWMLTVDQSGAAAPLLALTAEATAEPAGGSVALRYREQAVVLGAGTAAG, encoded by the coding sequence ATGGCCTCACGCCGCCAGTTCCTCGCAGGCGCCGCTGCCGCCGTCGGTACGGCGGGCGGTGCGGCGGTTCTGGCCGAGCACTTCTCCGGCTCCGCCCACAGCGGGGACGGAGACGCGGACGACACGGTCCGGGCGACCGGTGTCGGCAGCAGCAAGCAGCCGGCTGCGGCCCGTACCGACCGTCCCAACATCATCCTGATCCTCCACGACGACCTCGGCTGGGGCGAGACCGGGCCGTACGGGCAGAAGACCATCGCCACCCCCTCGATCGACCGGGTCGCCGCGCAGGGGCTGCGCTTCACCCAGCACTACGGCGGCGGCTGCGTCTGCGCCCCGTCCCGGAGCGTCGCGCTGACCGGGCTGCATCTCGGCCATGCGACCGTCCGCCAGAACCCGGAGGCCGGCAGCGCCGGATCGTTCGTCAGCACCGACACCACCTTCGCCCAGGTGCTGTGGTCGCGCGGCTACCGCACCGGCCTGTTCGGCAAGTGGGGTTTTGGCCCGCTGCACGGGGACCAGCCGAGCCATCCCAACAACCGGGGGTTCGACGAGTTCTTCGGCTACATCTCGCACGAGGAGGCGCACCACTACTACCCGAACCACCTCTGGCACAACGCGGAGCGGATCGCCATGGACGGGCGGACCTACGCCCCGCCGCTGTTCGCCGACCGCGCGATCCAGTTCATCAAGGACAACGCCGCCCAGCCCTTCCTGATCTACCTGGCCCCCAATCTGCCGCACGCCCCCAGTGACATCCCCGACACCGGCGTCTACACCGACCCGCACTGGACCGCCGCCGACCGGGGCCACGCGGCCCAGGTCGCCCTGCTGGACAAGCACATCGGCGAGATCGTGGACACCGTCGAGCAGGCCGGCCTGACCGACAACACCCTGATCATGATCACCGGCGACCACGGGCCGCACGAGGAGGGCGGCGTCAATCCGGACTTCTTCGACTCCAACGGCCCGCTGCGCGGCTACAAGCGGAACCTGTACGAGGGGGGCATCCGGGTGCCCATGATCGCGTGGGGTCCGGGGCGGGTGCCAGTCGGCACCACCGACCGTGCCACCGGCCATGTCGACCTGGTCCCCACCCTCGCCGCCCTGGCCGGGACGGAGGGCCCCAAGGACGTCGACGGCGTCTCCTTCGCCGGGGTGCTCACCGGAACCTCCGACACGCTCCCGCACCGGGACCACTTCTACTGGTACCGCCGCGACCCGTTCAACACCAGGCGGGCCGCCGCCGCCGAACACGGCAGCGTGACCCGCGCGGCCGAGGCGATCCGCCGGGGCGACTGGAAACTGGTCCGCATCGCCGCGGGCCACGACCGTCCCCATGGAAGGACCGGCTACCCGACGGTCCAGCTGTTCGATCTGGCGACCGACCCCGGCGAGAGGAACGACCTCGCCGGCAGGCATCCCCAGCTGGTGGCCGAACTGACCGCCGCCCTCGACGCCGACTGGACGCCGTTCTACCCGCGCGTCGGCTACGGCCTCTCGGTCACGGCCCCGAAGCGGCTCGCCGCGGGGCAGTCCGCCCTGGTCACGGTCGTGCTCAGCAACGGCACCAGCGGCGAGCTGCTGCGGGCCGGCCTCTCGCTCACCGGACCGGCCGGCGTCACCCTGGTCCGGCAGGGCGACACAGCGACGAGCACCATCGCCCCGGGAGGTTCGGCGGCGGCCTCCTGGATGCTGACGGTGGATCAGTCCGGGGCCGCCGCACCGCTGTTGGCGCTGACGGCGGAGGCGACTGCGGAACCCGCCGGAGGGTCCGTCGCGCTGCGTTACCGCGAACAGGCCGTGGTTCTGGGGGCGGGCACCGCCGCCGGCTGA